From Gimesia panareensis, the proteins below share one genomic window:
- a CDS encoding DUF1559 domain-containing protein gives MSFSPTRRRGFTLIELLVVIAIIAILIALLLPAVQQAREAARRASCKNKVKQIALALHNYHDAHSVFPPGGITYGWCTLSASPGRTTHNKNGLSLLLPFLDQTPLYNRINQQTANSAQNTGYCCGYGGANAPLAGNPADNADEMTVLLDVFLCPSDDGTTHLGTGAPYGTSIAPGPAKTNYEFSADQTISCNIWATQAVNARKMFGENSRCRMRDIKDGSSNTLMICETTRRVANGEPPAWGMRGWVTTGGDVDVGINVWDIPTGWTRPDVGNLNSWGQVGSLHTGGAHFGLGDGAVRFISQNTDLTLLKRLGTISDGFVVELP, from the coding sequence ATGTCTTTCAGTCCCACCAGGAGACGCGGATTTACGCTGATCGAATTGCTGGTCGTGATCGCGATCATCGCAATTCTGATCGCCCTGCTGTTACCGGCGGTCCAACAGGCCCGTGAAGCGGCCCGGCGGGCCAGCTGCAAAAACAAAGTGAAGCAGATTGCCCTGGCTTTGCATAACTATCATGATGCCCACAGTGTCTTTCCCCCCGGCGGGATTACCTATGGCTGGTGCACACTGAGCGCCTCCCCGGGGCGGACGACTCACAACAAAAATGGTCTTTCCTTACTGCTGCCCTTCCTGGATCAGACCCCGCTATATAACCGCATCAATCAGCAGACTGCCAACAGTGCTCAGAATACGGGGTACTGCTGCGGCTATGGCGGTGCCAATGCACCACTGGCTGGCAACCCGGCTGACAATGCCGATGAAATGACGGTACTGCTGGATGTTTTCCTCTGTCCTTCGGATGACGGTACGACTCACTTGGGGACGGGGGCGCCCTATGGAACTTCCATTGCTCCCGGGCCAGCTAAAACCAATTATGAATTCAGTGCCGATCAGACGATTTCCTGTAACATCTGGGCGACTCAGGCAGTCAATGCCCGCAAGATGTTTGGAGAAAACAGCAGATGCCGCATGCGGGATATCAAAGATGGCAGCTCCAACACACTGATGATCTGTGAAACGACCCGACGCGTGGCCAACGGCGAACCCCCTGCCTGGGGGATGCGTGGCTGGGTCACCACGGGTGGTGACGTTGATGTGGGAATCAACGTCTGGGATATCCCGACCGGCTGGACTCGTCCCGATGTGGGGAACCTGAACAGCTGGGGCCAGGTAGGGAGCCTGCATACCGGCGGTGCTCATTTTGGTCTGGGCGACGGTGCGGTCCGCTTCATTTCGCAAAACACCGACCTGACTCTCTTAAAGCGACTGGGGACAATTTCGGACGGTTTCGTAGTCGAACTGCCATAG
- a CDS encoding ribosomal protein L7/L12 — translation MDESPTDTPEPEAEDAQRTAAMEQIVESLRQGNKIQAIKDYRELTGSGLKESKEAIEALMQKYEIPMKSGCATLLLFALSSTLLFCLAWL, via the coding sequence ATGGATGAGTCCCCCACTGATACTCCGGAACCGGAAGCCGAGGACGCACAGCGTACCGCAGCGATGGAACAGATCGTCGAATCCCTCAGACAGGGAAATAAAATTCAGGCGATCAAGGATTACCGGGAACTGACCGGTTCCGGATTGAAAGAATCTAAAGAGGCGATTGAAGCGCTCATGCAAAAGTATGAGATTCCCATGAAATCAGGCTGCGCCACCCTCCTGCTCTTCGCGCTTTCTTCTACGCTGCTGTTTTGCCTTGCCTGGCTGTAA
- a CDS encoding putative sugar nucleotidyl transferase encodes MRLAFFEDHSALQFSPVSLMRPVFELLCGTCTLRERLLRSLPVSEWGVLIRPALTEVYAETHPAARINDALWLSEAPTLLINGRWLPANADLEQLADASTESVGMLGDGVAWLLLEPEESVLLTTEAWDDAICQIAATRKSVAVEGAELRYPWDLVNQNRQQLLADFALTKDTCSTGGDARSLTIVGSPDLVRIAETAEIDPFVVFDTRQGPIVIEADAQVQAFTRIEGPAYIGPGTRLFRANIKAGTSAGPYCRLGGEIEESIIHGYANKYHDGFLGHSYICPWVNLGAQTSNSDLKNDYSQVKVPVAGVSVDTGAVKVGCFIGDHTKTGLNSLFNTGTSVGVMSMVLPTGELLPKHIPSFSRFWLGRIDDQVNLADQLQLAETSMQRRGLTLTVAQQKLLKLLLEETAEERNTAIQWWDRKLASRDPLSQVQSES; translated from the coding sequence ATGCGGCTTGCATTTTTTGAAGACCATTCTGCTCTGCAATTCTCACCGGTATCGCTCATGAGACCGGTGTTTGAACTGCTGTGTGGTACCTGCACGCTCCGCGAACGGCTGCTGCGTTCCCTCCCCGTTTCTGAATGGGGTGTCCTGATCCGGCCTGCGTTGACGGAGGTCTATGCGGAAACTCATCCTGCCGCTCGCATCAATGATGCACTCTGGCTCAGCGAAGCCCCCACCCTGCTGATCAACGGACGCTGGCTGCCCGCAAACGCGGATCTGGAACAGCTGGCTGACGCATCCACAGAGAGCGTGGGAATGCTGGGAGACGGCGTCGCCTGGCTGCTGCTGGAACCGGAAGAGTCCGTGCTGCTGACCACCGAAGCCTGGGATGATGCGATCTGTCAGATTGCAGCGACCCGGAAGTCTGTGGCCGTGGAGGGAGCCGAACTCCGTTACCCCTGGGACCTGGTGAATCAGAATCGTCAACAGCTGCTGGCAGATTTCGCATTAACCAAAGATACATGTTCCACAGGCGGCGATGCCCGCAGCCTGACGATCGTGGGATCTCCAGACCTGGTGCGTATTGCCGAGACGGCAGAGATCGATCCCTTTGTGGTATTCGATACGCGTCAGGGGCCGATTGTGATTGAAGCGGACGCACAAGTTCAGGCATTCACCAGGATCGAGGGCCCCGCCTATATCGGTCCCGGGACGCGACTGTTTCGGGCCAACATCAAAGCAGGTACCAGCGCGGGCCCGTATTGCAGACTGGGCGGGGAAATCGAAGAATCGATTATTCATGGGTATGCCAATAAATACCATGATGGATTTCTGGGGCATTCCTACATCTGTCCGTGGGTGAATCTGGGAGCGCAGACCAGTAACAGCGATCTGAAAAATGACTATTCGCAAGTCAAAGTGCCTGTCGCGGGTGTTTCCGTCGACACGGGGGCGGTCAAGGTGGGCTGCTTCATCGGCGATCACACCAAGACCGGACTCAACAGTCTGTTTAATACCGGGACTTCGGTGGGAGTGATGTCGATGGTCCTGCCCACCGGGGAACTGTTACCCAAGCACATCCCCTCCTTTTCCCGGTTCTGGCTGGGACGGATTGACGACCAGGTGAATCTGGCTGATCAACTGCAGCTGGCTGAGACTTCAATGCAGCGCAGGGGGCTGACGCTGACCGTTGCCCAGCAGAAACTGCTGAAACTGCTGCTGGAAGAGACAGCCGAGGAACGCAACACCGCCATTCAGTGGTGGGATCGGAAGCTGGCCTCCCGCGATCCCCTGTCCCAGGTGCAGTCCGAAAGCTGA
- a CDS encoding CheR family methyltransferase, with translation MSPEDYNFITSFLLDTTGLSLGENKEYLLEARLVPLAQSHGMNGIEDLVLALQSSIDPSLKKDVMEAMTTNESSFFRDRRPFDELKNNILPSLIAERQTTQRLRIWCSACSHGQEPYSIVMLIREHFPELANWNIQIVATDLCTKALDRAQGGIYSQFEVQRGLPVQLLMKHFDQCEQGWQIKSELGSGIQWKHLNLLEDFQHLGMFDIVFCRNVLIYFKPDTKKHILDRISRQMSSSGVLLLGAAETVLGISDNYSKMSECQSAIYQLAKTSPLSAGVN, from the coding sequence GTGTCTCCAGAAGATTATAATTTCATTACCAGTTTTTTGCTGGATACGACAGGTCTTTCTCTCGGTGAGAATAAAGAATATTTACTCGAAGCCCGCCTGGTCCCTCTGGCTCAGTCACATGGAATGAACGGGATCGAAGATCTCGTGCTGGCGCTCCAGTCGAGCATCGACCCCAGTCTGAAAAAAGACGTCATGGAAGCGATGACTACCAATGAGTCGTCTTTCTTCCGTGACCGACGACCGTTCGATGAACTCAAAAATAACATCCTCCCCAGTCTGATTGCCGAGCGGCAGACAACGCAGAGATTGCGAATCTGGTGTTCGGCCTGCTCACACGGGCAGGAACCCTACAGCATTGTGATGCTGATCCGCGAGCATTTTCCGGAACTGGCCAACTGGAATATTCAGATCGTCGCAACCGATCTCTGTACCAAGGCGCTGGACCGTGCCCAGGGAGGCATCTATTCCCAGTTCGAAGTTCAGCGGGGACTGCCCGTGCAGCTGCTGATGAAACACTTCGATCAGTGCGAACAGGGCTGGCAGATCAAATCGGAGCTCGGCTCCGGTATTCAGTGGAAACACCTGAATCTGCTGGAAGATTTTCAGCACCTGGGCATGTTTGACATTGTGTTCTGCCGCAATGTGCTGATCTATTTTAAACCAGACACGAAAAAGCACATTCTGGATCGCATCAGCAGACAGATGTCGTCGTCCGGTGTGTTACTGCTGGGCGCTGCCGAAACCGTGCTGGGGATTTCAGACAACTATTCGAAAATGTCTGAATGTCAGTCGGCCATTTATCAACTGGCCAAAACCAGCCCCTTGTCAGCCGGTGTGAACTGA
- a CDS encoding protein-glutamate methylesterase/protein-glutamine glutaminase, with amino-acid sequence MSRSLIKVLLVDDSAVIRGLMTQAINLDDQISVVGSAMHGQAALTWLNSNQADVVVLDVEMPVMDGISCLKQLRQSHPDLPVIMASSLTRAGAEITLQALDLGAAGCVAKPVASNAAEAIAQMAHDLLPLIKALVRDSQTDSQSLTNLQVRTTALPAKTPMVLVIGSSTGGPNALKTVLSALPEKFSLPILIAQHMPPLFTRTLAEHIQRDTGRPAAEAVDGALIERGHIYIAPGDFHMVVDKQDDRMVIRLNQEAPEHFCRPSVNPLYNSAANWYGSSVLAVMLTGMGDDGIEGARSISERQGYIIAQDEQSSVVWGMPGAIAKAGLANQVLPLRNIATELARLCS; translated from the coding sequence GTGAGCCGGTCGTTAATCAAAGTACTGCTGGTCGATGACTCGGCTGTGATTCGAGGATTGATGACGCAGGCTATCAATCTCGATGATCAGATCAGTGTTGTCGGTTCCGCGATGCATGGGCAGGCGGCATTAACCTGGTTGAATTCAAACCAGGCGGATGTGGTTGTCCTCGACGTGGAAATGCCGGTGATGGATGGAATCAGCTGTCTGAAACAGTTGAGACAGAGCCATCCGGATTTGCCGGTGATTATGGCCAGTTCGCTGACCCGTGCCGGTGCAGAAATCACTCTGCAGGCTCTGGATCTTGGCGCCGCCGGATGTGTTGCCAAACCGGTCGCTTCGAATGCGGCTGAGGCAATCGCACAGATGGCTCATGATCTGCTGCCGTTAATCAAGGCACTGGTACGTGACAGCCAGACTGACTCTCAGAGTCTGACCAATCTGCAGGTACGCACTACAGCGCTGCCAGCGAAGACTCCCATGGTGCTGGTGATCGGATCCAGTACGGGTGGACCCAATGCTCTGAAAACAGTGTTGTCTGCCCTGCCCGAGAAATTCTCACTGCCGATTCTGATTGCCCAGCATATGCCCCCTTTGTTTACCCGAACACTGGCGGAACATATCCAGCGGGATACAGGTCGACCAGCTGCCGAAGCGGTGGATGGTGCTTTGATTGAACGAGGTCATATCTATATCGCGCCAGGTGATTTTCACATGGTGGTCGATAAACAGGATGACCGCATGGTAATTCGACTGAATCAGGAAGCTCCCGAGCATTTCTGCCGTCCTTCCGTGAATCCGTTATACAACTCTGCAGCGAACTGGTATGGCAGTTCGGTACTGGCAGTTATGTTGACGGGGATGGGCGACGATGGGATTGAGGGTGCCCGATCGATCAGTGAACGTCAAGGTTATATTATCGCACAAGATGAACAAAGCAGTGTTGTCTGGGGAATGCCTGGCGCGATCGCCAAGGCAGGACTGGCCAACCAGGTACTGCCACTCAGAAATATTGCCACTGAACTGGCGCGACTTTGTTCTTAA
- a CDS encoding response regulator, whose product MKTVLLVDDSRAVRLVGRRMMGTFGLEVLEAEDGKQALEVVRANPELDVILLDWNMPIMDGMEFLTALRAEDRAKQPIVVMCTTENDMPRIVQAMQAGANEYIMKPFTEDIVRDKLEETGVL is encoded by the coding sequence ATGAAAACGGTATTACTTGTAGACGATTCCCGTGCTGTGCGACTTGTAGGTCGCCGGATGATGGGAACGTTTGGTCTGGAGGTTCTGGAAGCAGAAGATGGCAAACAGGCTCTGGAAGTCGTTCGAGCGAATCCGGAACTGGATGTGATTTTACTGGACTGGAACATGCCGATTATGGATGGGATGGAATTTCTGACCGCGTTGCGTGCAGAAGACCGTGCTAAACAGCCCATCGTGGTGATGTGCACGACGGAAAACGACATGCCCCGCATTGTGCAGGCGATGCAGGCTGGTGCCAACGAGTACATCATGAAACCGTTCACTGAAGACATCGTCCGTGACAAACTTGAAGAGACAGGTGTTTTGTGA
- a CDS encoding methyl-accepting chemotaxis protein, producing MTALRESFELVAPRADQLAERFYEKLFEDYPDLLRYFTHTDFSEQRGKLIQALVLVMKSLENPPALTKVLHQLGKEHDEMGVQEEDYPPVTQTLLSVLAEFAGEHWTEELEEAWNQALAAVANLMIEGAKDSSRAKQLQSAAATGSTGADFEEAESAVEPALASETLTEPQTEQSIRSEEQINHPKEKSDMSIDSVQNTGQSAATERSQNLDQFYGIVEFSPQATLFVSPQGELTYVNRKGQELLSQLSGDLGLTPQQVVGGNINQLGARIPELQTAISGLVGEQTITASIGDRNVEISLSAANGESGENVGTVMTWEDVTETIKLEEQNCDFAGQLGAISDAQAVIEFKMDGTIITANDNFCKTVGYSLDEIRGKHHRIFVDSEYQNSTEYHEFWKNLNAGVNQISEYKRVGKGGKEIWIAASYNPIKNKSGKLVKVVKYATDITEKKLAEEDMVRVQNMMDNIPINVLLANRDFEMVYMNPASYKQLKAIEHLLPKPVDQLVGQSIDIFHKNPEMQRRLLSDPSNMPHRAKIKVGEETLDLLATAITDKQGNYIGPMVSWSLITDQVKLADDFESEIQGIVNVVTSSATEMQASSKSLSDMADETARQSQVVAAASEEATRNVETVSSAAEELSASISEIARHVQEQSHMTSQAVGEADRTNETIKELGDASSEIGQVVKVITSIAQQTNLLALNATIEAARAGEAGKGFAVVANEVKELARQTARATEEISEKIGAIQGSTNIAVTAIGSIGESIRKINEISTTIASAVEEQTAATNEISRNVAEAARGTAEVTNNISGVSQAASESGTAANDMLAAAQGLTQESVKLDEAAASFLKRMRSI from the coding sequence GTGACTGCACTTCGCGAATCGTTCGAGCTGGTGGCACCCCGTGCCGACCAGCTGGCGGAACGGTTTTATGAGAAGTTATTCGAAGATTATCCCGACCTGCTGCGGTATTTCACACATACCGATTTTTCAGAGCAGCGGGGCAAGCTGATTCAGGCCCTGGTGCTGGTCATGAAGTCGCTGGAAAACCCTCCGGCTCTGACCAAAGTGCTGCATCAGCTGGGAAAAGAACATGATGAGATGGGGGTCCAGGAGGAAGATTATCCTCCCGTTACACAGACTTTGTTGAGTGTGCTGGCGGAATTTGCCGGCGAACACTGGACCGAGGAACTGGAAGAAGCCTGGAATCAGGCACTGGCAGCCGTTGCGAATCTGATGATTGAAGGAGCTAAAGACTCCAGTCGCGCAAAGCAACTTCAATCGGCGGCAGCCACGGGCTCAACGGGAGCCGACTTTGAAGAGGCGGAATCCGCTGTGGAACCTGCCCTGGCTTCAGAGACATTAACCGAACCACAAACCGAACAGTCTATTCGATCTGAAGAGCAGATCAACCATCCAAAGGAGAAGAGTGATATGTCGATTGATTCAGTACAGAACACAGGACAGAGCGCGGCTACTGAACGGTCGCAGAACCTCGATCAGTTTTACGGGATTGTGGAATTCAGTCCGCAAGCCACCCTGTTCGTCAGCCCTCAGGGAGAGCTGACCTATGTGAACCGCAAGGGCCAGGAACTGCTGAGCCAGCTCAGCGGTGACCTGGGACTGACTCCACAGCAGGTAGTGGGAGGCAATATCAATCAGCTGGGAGCCCGGATTCCTGAGCTGCAGACCGCCATCTCCGGTCTGGTGGGAGAGCAGACGATTACGGCTTCCATCGGGGACCGGAATGTGGAAATCAGCCTGAGTGCTGCCAACGGAGAGTCCGGCGAAAATGTCGGCACCGTGATGACCTGGGAAGACGTAACGGAAACTATCAAGCTGGAAGAGCAGAATTGCGATTTTGCCGGTCAGCTGGGGGCCATCAGCGATGCCCAGGCAGTGATTGAATTCAAAATGGACGGCACGATTATCACTGCCAATGACAATTTCTGTAAGACTGTGGGATACTCGCTGGATGAAATCCGGGGAAAACATCACCGTATTTTCGTGGACAGTGAGTACCAGAACAGCACAGAATATCATGAATTCTGGAAAAATCTGAATGCCGGTGTGAATCAGATCTCTGAATACAAGCGTGTTGGAAAAGGTGGCAAAGAGATCTGGATTGCGGCATCTTACAACCCGATCAAAAACAAATCCGGAAAACTGGTCAAAGTCGTCAAATATGCGACTGATATCACCGAGAAGAAGCTGGCTGAAGAGGATATGGTGCGGGTCCAGAACATGATGGACAATATTCCGATCAACGTGCTGCTCGCCAACCGGGACTTTGAGATGGTTTATATGAACCCTGCTTCTTACAAGCAGCTCAAAGCGATCGAGCATCTGTTGCCTAAGCCGGTCGATCAGCTGGTCGGGCAGAGCATCGATATTTTCCATAAAAATCCGGAAATGCAGCGACGTCTGCTGTCCGATCCTTCCAACATGCCACACCGGGCGAAAATCAAAGTCGGTGAAGAAACACTGGATCTGCTGGCGACTGCGATCACAGACAAACAAGGTAACTACATCGGTCCGATGGTCAGCTGGTCGCTGATCACCGACCAGGTGAAACTGGCTGATGATTTCGAAAGCGAAATTCAGGGCATCGTCAATGTAGTGACCTCTTCCGCGACGGAAATGCAGGCCAGTTCCAAGAGCCTGTCTGACATGGCAGATGAAACCGCCCGCCAGTCTCAGGTCGTGGCAGCTGCCAGTGAAGAAGCGACACGCAACGTGGAGACCGTCTCCTCCGCTGCAGAAGAGTTGAGCGCTTCCATCAGTGAAATTGCCCGCCACGTGCAGGAACAGTCTCACATGACTTCCCAGGCTGTGGGAGAAGCCGATCGCACGAATGAGACCATCAAAGAGCTGGGTGATGCCAGCAGCGAGATCGGTCAGGTGGTGAAAGTGATTACTTCGATTGCACAGCAGACGAACCTGCTGGCGTTGAACGCGACCATTGAAGCGGCCCGGGCCGGCGAAGCTGGCAAAGGTTTTGCCGTGGTTGCCAACGAAGTGAAAGAACTGGCCCGCCAGACCGCCCGTGCCACGGAAGAGATCAGCGAGAAGATCGGTGCCATTCAGGGATCGACCAATATCGCCGTGACAGCCATCGGTTCAATCGGGGAAAGCATTCGTAAGATCAACGAAATTTCCACTACGATTGCCAGTGCAGTCGAAGAACAGACGGCAGCCACCAATGAAATTTCCCGCAACGTGGCTGAGGCAGCTCGCGGAACCGCCGAAGTGACCAACAACATTTCGGGGGTCTCCCAGGCAGCCAGCGAGAGTGGTACCGCAGCCAACGACATGCTGGCCGCAGCTCAGGGGCTGACCCAGGAGTCTGTCAAACTGGACGAAGCAGCCGCCAGCTTCCTGAAGCGGATGCGTTCGATCTAG
- a CDS encoding chemotaxis protein CheW: MSITATDSTSGMESQLDYSSQYVSFRVDGQLLGIPVNMVQEVLTEQVISPTPLARPEIKGLLNLRGQIVTAVSLRKRLGLPDLDDEESMNVVTRLGGESFSLLVDEVGDVINVSGRSMEPVPRTLDPHWRSVTIGVFQLDEGLFVILDVETILNFD; the protein is encoded by the coding sequence ATGAGCATTACAGCGACTGATTCAACCAGCGGCATGGAGTCGCAGTTAGATTACTCGAGTCAGTATGTCTCGTTTCGCGTGGATGGCCAGTTGCTGGGAATCCCCGTGAATATGGTCCAGGAAGTACTGACCGAGCAGGTCATCTCTCCGACTCCCCTGGCCCGTCCGGAAATCAAAGGTCTGTTGAACCTGCGGGGGCAGATTGTGACCGCAGTCAGCCTGAGAAAACGGCTGGGACTGCCCGACCTGGATGACGAAGAGTCCATGAATGTCGTTACCCGGCTGGGCGGAGAGTCTTTCAGCCTGCTGGTGGATGAAGTAGGAGACGTGATTAATGTTTCCGGACGCTCAATGGAGCCGGTTCCTCGGACACTGGATCCGCACTGGCGTTCGGTCACGATTGGTGTGTTTCAGCTGGATGAGGGTCTGTTTGTCATCCTGGATGTCGAGACAATCCTGAATTTTGACTGA
- a CDS encoding hybrid sensor histidine kinase/response regulator, producing the protein MDDILQEFLAESWENLGQLDSEIVELEKDPQNAELIASIFRTIHTIKGTCGFLGLTNLGAVAHSAENVLGKMRERMLEVSPGAISLVLEAVDSIKELLQGLEATGEEPKTDHSTLTGMLDDLANLATAPAEEAPAAPVSEPEPATTSEPVAETAPPAEDTQSEPETASPPVAEVPDQDTKSPESLPAPEVAAEANTEEAAKKVSVADLSIRVNVNVVDSLMNLVGELVLTRNQLLQLARGDEESKYAAPITHLNRVTTDLQEGVMKTRMQPIGNAWNKLPRLVRDLSQVTHKQIELVMTGAETELDRTVLDAIKDPLTHMVRNSADHGIESPEIRKANGKPESGTIHLNAYHEGGHVIIEIQDDGAGISRERVLKKAIAQGLINESDADTMTDSHVFSMIFQPGFSTAEQVSSISGRGVGMDVVRTQIEKIGGTVDLNSRMGKGTTVRIKIPLTLAIVSALVLESGGQPFAIPQLGVVELVRLSAEDRAKIETIHDKKVFRLRDRLLPLVHLNEVLQLEESLPEDDDDMHDTNIVVVQVGEDQFGLIVSRIFDTEEIVVKPVGRLLKNIGLYQGTTILGDGRVVMILDVGGIFNQCGGSSSHPQTVAEETTTGSGQDTISMLLFGVGENETMAVPLSLVARLEEFPLESIELNGGRKVVQYRDNLLPLLSVEGAGYGGGEAIDPQPVVVFSENSRSMGLMVNEIKDIIDEQLVIRMQSDRPGILGTAIIGKNAIDVIDTQYYVMRSTPNWFNKVEDKKSFRVLVVDDSMFFRQLVATALETEGYSVVTCDSCVAAVELLERDSRYQAVVTDLDLPMMDGFEFCEWVKEQPNMQDACVLAMTSSNNSADQSRATEAGFDRFLVKFNSQELISCLDEHFARTKQNAGVNA; encoded by the coding sequence ATGGACGATATTCTGCAGGAGTTTTTGGCAGAAAGCTGGGAAAATTTAGGTCAGCTGGATTCCGAAATCGTCGAGTTGGAAAAGGATCCCCAGAATGCGGAGCTGATTGCCAGCATTTTTCGGACGATTCATACAATCAAGGGAACCTGTGGTTTTCTGGGGCTGACCAATCTGGGAGCCGTGGCGCATTCGGCCGAGAATGTGCTGGGCAAAATGCGGGAACGCATGCTGGAAGTCTCCCCCGGGGCGATTTCTCTGGTTCTGGAAGCGGTCGACAGCATCAAAGAGCTGTTGCAGGGTCTGGAAGCTACGGGCGAAGAACCAAAAACCGATCATTCCACACTGACAGGGATGCTGGATGATCTGGCCAATCTGGCAACAGCCCCGGCTGAAGAAGCACCTGCAGCACCCGTGTCTGAACCGGAGCCCGCCACGACCAGCGAACCTGTGGCAGAAACTGCTCCTCCGGCTGAAGACACCCAGAGCGAACCTGAAACGGCCAGTCCACCCGTGGCTGAGGTACCGGACCAGGATACAAAGTCTCCGGAGTCCCTGCCCGCTCCCGAAGTAGCAGCGGAAGCGAATACAGAAGAGGCAGCTAAGAAAGTGAGTGTGGCCGATCTTTCCATCCGGGTGAATGTCAATGTCGTAGACAGCCTGATGAATCTGGTGGGAGAACTGGTGCTGACGAGAAACCAGCTGCTGCAGCTCGCGCGAGGGGATGAAGAATCCAAGTATGCTGCTCCGATTACCCACTTGAACCGCGTGACAACCGACCTGCAGGAAGGGGTGATGAAAACCCGCATGCAGCCGATCGGGAACGCCTGGAACAAGCTGCCCCGCCTGGTCCGCGACCTGTCGCAGGTGACTCATAAACAGATCGAGCTGGTGATGACAGGGGCGGAAACCGAATTGGACCGGACCGTGCTGGACGCGATCAAAGATCCGTTGACTCACATGGTCCGCAACTCGGCCGACCACGGGATTGAATCGCCAGAGATCCGCAAAGCCAACGGCAAGCCGGAATCGGGGACCATTCACCTGAATGCGTATCACGAAGGCGGTCATGTGATCATTGAAATTCAGGACGACGGCGCTGGCATCAGCCGCGAACGCGTGCTGAAAAAGGCGATCGCCCAGGGGCTGATCAACGAATCCGATGCAGACACCATGACCGACAGTCATGTCTTTTCCATGATTTTCCAGCCGGGCTTTTCGACGGCGGAACAGGTCAGTTCGATCTCCGGTCGCGGCGTGGGAATGGATGTGGTACGCACCCAGATTGAAAAAATCGGTGGTACGGTCGATCTGAATTCCCGCATGGGTAAAGGGACCACGGTTCGGATCAAAATTCCGTTGACCCTCGCGATCGTCTCTGCCCTGGTACTGGAGAGTGGCGGGCAGCCGTTTGCCATTCCCCAACTGGGAGTTGTTGAGCTGGTTCGGCTCTCTGCCGAAGATCGCGCGAAGATCGAAACCATTCATGATAAGAAAGTGTTCCGCCTGCGGGACCGCCTGCTGCCATTAGTCCACTTAAATGAAGTCCTGCAGCTCGAAGAAAGCCTGCCCGAAGATGACGACGACATGCACGATACCAATATCGTGGTCGTGCAGGTCGGCGAGGATCAGTTTGGACTGATCGTGTCACGGATCTTTGATACGGAAGAGATCGTTGTGAAACCGGTGGGCCGACTGCTGAAAAACATTGGACTCTATCAGGGAACCACGATCCTGGGCGATGGCCGGGTGGTGATGATCCTCGATGTTGGAGGCATTTTCAATCAGTGTGGCGGCAGTTCCTCGCATCCTCAGACAGTCGCCGAAGAAACGACGACCGGATCGGGACAGGATACGATCAGTATGCTGCTGTTCGGTGTCGGCGAGAACGAAACCATGGCTGTGCCGCTTTCGCTGGTGGCACGCCTGGAAGAGTTCCCGCTGGAAAGCATCGAGCTCAACGGCGGCCGCAAAGTGGTGCAGTACCGTGACAATCTGCTGCCACTGCTCTCTGTCGAAGGGGCCGGCTATGGCGGCGGAGAAGCCATCGATCCACAACCTGTGGTCGTCTTCTCGGAAAACAGCCGTTCGATGGGCCTGATGGTTAATGAGATCAAAGACATTATCGATGAGCAACTGGTGATCCGGATGCAGTCTGACCGTCCCGGTATCCTGGGGACGGCGATCATCGGCAAGAATGCGATCGATGTGATCGACACCCAGTATTATGTCATGCGGTCCACTCCCAACTGGTTTAACAAGGTGGAAGACAAGAAGTCTTTCCGGGTGCTGGTGGTGGATGATTCCATGTTCTTCCGTCAGCTGGTCGCAACGGCACTGGAGACGGAAGGTTATTCGGTAGTGACCTGTGACAGTTGTGTGGCAGCGGTGGAACTGCTGGAACGTGATTCCCGTTACCAGGCGGTTGTTACCGATCTCGATCTGCCGATGATGGATGGCTTTGAGTTCTGCGAATGGGTGAAAGAACAGCCGAACATGCAGGATGCCTGCGTGCTGGCGATGACCTCTTCCAACAACTCTGCAGATCAGTCCCGGGCCACGGAAGCCGGTTTTGACCGGTTCCTGGTCAAATTCAACTCTCAAGAACTCATTTCCTGTCTGGATGAGCATTTTGCCCGTACGAAACAAAACGCAGGAGTCAATGCATGA